In Deinococcus fonticola, the DNA window CCGGTGTAATACTCCAGGGGCAGTTCAGGGTTCACGCCGCCCTGCATCAGAATGCGGTTGCCGCCCACGTCCTCGAGTTCACGGATTTTCTGGCTGATCTGCTCGTAGTCCAGGGTGTAGCTGTCTTTCTGGCGGCGGGTACGGTAGAACGCACAGAAGTTGCAACCCACGTTGCAGATGTTGGTGTAGTTGATGTTGCGGTCGATCAGGAAGGTCACGACGTTGGGGTCGCGGCGCGCGAGGCGCAGGTCGTTGGCGACGGCGGCCACATCGGGCAGTGGCAGCGAGTACAGGCGCTCGATCTCCTGGGCGTCGAGGCGTTCGCCGCGTGCAGCCTTCTCCAATACAGGGTCGAGCACGGCGGCAGCGGTGGCGGGGAGGGCGGTCATGCCCTCAAGCGTAGCACCGGGCCTGTGGGGCATTTGTGCAGCGGGGTTTACCGCCCCGGCCTGAACCTCTACCCTCTGTCTATGCCTGTGTTCTACCCGCCTGTCAAACCCTGCCCGTGTGGTTCCGGCCGCAGTTACGCGAGTTGCTGTCAGCCTTTTCATACCGGGGCGCAATGGCCGGAAACACCGGAGAAGCTCATGCGTTCGCGGTACTCGGCCTATTTCCTTCAGGACACGGCTTATGTGCTGGAAACGTGCCACCCGGAGAAACGCCCGGCTGACCTGGATTTGAACGATGGGATCAGGTACACGGGCCTGACCATTCACGAGGCGGTGAGGGATGAGGTGGAGTTCTCGGTCACGTTGAAAACGCCGGACGGGCACACCCACCGCTTCCGGGAACGGAGCCGTTTCGAGCGGCTGGGTGGGCGTTGGGTGTACGTGGATGGCAACGTTAGTATCAGGTAAACACGATGTGACAATTACGTCATGATCGTTGCGTACACTGGGGTTACCAGCGCAATTGAATATCGCGGGCCGGGTGAAGTCCGCAGCGCCGAGGGCCGCCTGCAAAAGCAGCGGCTCTTCTTCTTGACCGTTTCAGATTCTGAAGCTGCCGGTCAACAATGCTGGGGGGATGTTCTAGACGCAGGGTAGCCAGCGAGAGGATTGAGCTGAACTGTACTTTGCATCCCCTCGCGCCATTTCTCGGGTGACAGGCATCAGGAGTCCTCTGGCCGCGCCCAGAGCGCTCTGAACGACGGCTCACCTACCACCCAGCGACTTCCTGGACACTGCCCTCTACGCCTGCGTCAAGCCATTCGCCGACGCTTGCCTTACCACACCGCGATGTGGCCGTCGGTGCGGCTCTCGGTGCCGCCTTCCAGTACGCCGGTCTCGGGGTCACGGCGAATCATCTGGCCGCGTCCGAAGCTGCCGGACTCCAGTTGCACGCTCACTTCGTGGCCCCTGGCCGCCAGTTCACGGGCGAGCTGGGCGCCCAGGTGGTGCTCGACTTCCACGCGCTTACCACTGAGCCACTGCCAGCGCGGGGCGTCCAGCGCCTGCTGCGGGTTCATGCCGTAGCGCACGGTGTTCAGCACCACCTGCAGGTGGCCCTGGGGCTGCATGAAGCCGCCCATCACGCCAAAGGGGCCAACCGGCGTGCCGTCCGCGCTGGTCAGGAACCCGGGAATAATGGTGTGGTAGGGGCGTTTGCCGGGTTTCAGGGCGTTGGGGTGCGCGGGGTCGAGGTGGAAGTTGTGGCCCCGGTTGTGAAGCCCGATACCGGTGCCGGGAATAACCACGCCGCTGCCGAAGCCCATGTAGTTGCTCTGGATGAAACTGACCATCTGGCCGCCCTCGTCGGCGGTACACAGGTACACCGTGCCGCCGGCACTGGGCGCGGTGGTGGCCGGGTCGTGCGCCGCGTCCGAGAGGTGCTGGCGGTGCGCCTGCGCGTTGGCGTCTGACAGCAGGTGCTCGACATCCACCGCGACGTGCCGGGGGTCGCCCACGGCGGTGTGCGCGTCGTGAAAGCCGCGCTTCATGGCCTCGATTTGCAGGTGCAGCCCGGCCGGGTCGTCGCGCCGCTCGGGCAGTTCCAGGCCGTTCAGGACATTTAAGGCAATCAGCGCGGCGATGCCCTGGCCGTTGGGTGGAATCTCGTAGAGGCGGTGACCGTCAAAGTCGGTGTAAATAGGCGTGACCCACTCGGTCTGGTGCGCGGCCAGGTCTTCCCCGCGCAGGAACCCGCCGGTGGCGCGGGCGTGCGCGTCGATCTGCTCGGCCAGCTCACCCTGGTAAAAGCTCTGGCCGTGACTGCGGGCAATGCTTTCCAGGGTGCGGGCGTGGCCTTCACTGCGCCACAGAGCGCCGGGGCGCGGCGTGAAGCCTTCAGGGGCGAAGGTGCGCAGCCACTCGTCCAGAATGGGCAACTTCAGGGCGCGGTAACTGCGGATGGCCCGCGCCCAGTTGGCCGCCAGCACCGGCGACAGCGGGAAGCCCTCGCGGGCGTATCGGATGGCGGGGGCCAGCACCTGCGCGAAATCCAGTTTCCCGAACCGGGCATGCAGATCTGCCCAGCCACGCACCGCGCCGGGCACGGTCACGGGCGTCCAGCCGTGCCGGGGCATCTCGCCGCCGGCCAGGGCGTCCAACGTCAGCCCGGCGGGCGCGGCCCCGCTGGCGTTCATACCGTGAACCTCGCCGCCGGCCCACACCAGCGCGAAGTTGTCCCCGCCGATGCCGTTGCTGGTCGGTTCGACCACGGTGAGCGCGGCGGCGGTGGCGATGGCGGCGTCCACGGCGTTGCCGCCCGCTTGCAGCACGCTCAGGCCCGCCTGCGCGGCCAGCGGTTGACTGGTCCCCACCATGCCCCGGCGGGCGTAGAGCGGGCGGCGCACCACGGGAAAGTCTGGATTGAAGGGCATGGCGCAGGCTAGCACCACCACGCAGCTGAAAAGCAGCGCGGGACGCGTTTGCGATGAGGGGCCTCATGTTCTGACCTGTGGAGTACAGTAGGCGCGTGCTGACCGCCTTCGCCGTTCTGATCAGTTTCACTGCCGTGCTGGCGTATCTCAACGAGCGCACCCTGAAGCTTCCGACCACGGTGGGCGTCACGCTGGCGGGCGCGTTGAGCAGTTTCGTGATGATCGTGCTGGATGCCACCGGCCTCACGCCGGGCGTGCGCGGCTGGGCCTCGCAACTGCTGGAGACCCTGAACTTCACCAACTTCGTCCTGAACGGCATCCTGAGTATCCTGCTGTTTGCCGGAGCGCTGAGCCTGGATGCCCGGCAGATGATGCGCCAGCGCACCAGCATCCTGACCCTGGCGGTGCTGAGTACCCTCATCAGCACGTTCATCATCGGGTTCGGCGCTTACGCGGTGTTCGGGCTGGTGGGCCTGAACGTGCCCCTGATGTGGTCGCTGCTGTTCGGGGCGCTGATTTCCCCGACCGACCCGGTGGCGGTGCTCGACCTGCTGAAACGCGCCCAGGTGCCCAAGAAAATAGAGACGCTGATTGCCGGGGAAAGCCTCTTCAACGATGGCGTGGGCGTGGTCGTGTTTCTGGTGCTGGCGGGCATGGCGGGCATCGGTGCCCACCACGGCGAGGCCAGCCTGGGCAGCGCGCTGACGCTGTTCGTGCGCGAGGCGCTGGGCGGCATGGCCTTTGGCGCCGTGCTGGGCGCGCTGGGGTACGCCATGCTCAGAAGCATCGAGCAGCGCGCGGTGGAGATACTGATCACGCTGGCGCTGGTGGTGGGCGGGTACGTGGCCGCCACCGCCCTGGGCATCAGTGGCCCGCTGGCGATGGTGGTGGCGGGCCTGGCGCTGTCCGCCGGCAAGCACGCCGCCATGAGCGACGAGAGCCGCGAACACATCGAAGGCTTCTGGGAAACGGTGGACGAGGTGCTGAACATCGTGCTGTTCGCCTTTATTGGCCTGGACGTGATGCTCACGCAACCCACTGCCCCTCAGCTGCTGGCCGCGGCCCTGCTGATCGGCGTGGCACTGGCCGCGCGCTGGGCCAGCGTGGCGCTGCCTATGCTGCTGCTGCGGGCCCGCGAGGGGTACGCCGCCTACACCGTGCGGCTCCTCACATGGGGCGGCCTGCGCGGCGGCATCGCCATCAGCCTGGGCCTGGGCCTACCGCCCAGCGAGTACCGCAGTACCCTGCTGACCGCCACCTACCTGATCGTGCTGTTCAGCATCGCCGCGCAGGGCCTGAGCATCATGCCCCTGGTGAAAAAAGCCGTGGACGCCGAGCAGCGGCGCTCGAACCTGAACTGAGGCCGTACAGGGGTGTCAACGGTAGGCACGCCGACCCGGTCAGTTGTATTGGGTTTTGTGCTCTTACTTCCCGGCACCGCCCACTGCACTTCGGGTAACGCTGTTGTTGGCGGTGACGCCGGTAATCAGGGCGTCGCGGATGCCGTTGGCGATGCCCAGGGCCAGGCGGTCGAGGTAATTGTCGTCCCTGAGGTTCAGGCCGTCGACGGGGTGGCTGGTGAAGCCCACCTCGATCAGCGCGGCGGGGATGCGGCTGTTGCGCAGCACGGCCAGCGAGCGGCTGCTCTTGAGGCCCTGGTCGAAGGCGGCGGTGGTCTGAATGGTGTTGCGTTGCAGCAGCGCGGCCAGGTTCTGCGAGAGGGGGTGGTTGGGGTTCCACCACGTCTCGATGCCGTACCCGCGCAGGACGTTGGCGGGGGCCATGGCGTTCACGTGAATGCTGACGTACAGTTGCGTGCCGGGGGTGCCCAGGCCAGCCCGCATGTTCAGGTCGGTGTTCTTGTCCCGGCTGAGTTGCGTGTCGCGGTCACGGGTCATCACGACATCCACGCCCGCGGCCTTCAGCAGGTCGCGCACGCGCAGGCCCACTGCCAGGTTCACCTCCTTCTCGACCACCGCGCCGACTGCGCCGGGGTCGATGCCGCCGTGACCGGGGTCGATCACCACGCGGGGTCGGGCGTAACTGGCGCTGAGGGCCAGGATGGCGGTGCCGCGCGCCGTGGGAATGGGTGGCACGCTGGCCACAATCTTCTCGCTCGGTTTCAGGGCGGTGGTGTCGGCCAGGGCCGGCGAGAGGTCGATGGCCAGGCGGTAACGGTCGCTGCCGCTCGCGGGGGGCAGCAGTTGAGAACGCCAGCCGCTGCGCACAGTGGTGGGGGCTGCGGTCAGCAGGCTCACGTGAACGCCGCCGCTGACGGCGTCGTAACGCCAGCCGCGCACTTCAGGCGACACGTCCGCTTCCATCTGGGCGGCGGGGCCGACCGTGACGCCGCTCAGTTCGACGCGCATCCCCAGCGCGGTGGGCACCAGGCGGTAACTGGCGCCGGCGGGCAGGTCAAGCACCACACGCGTCAAGCCGGGGTTCTTGCCGATGCGCGGGGCGCTGAGGGGCACGCTGGCACCAGCGTCGCCGGGCACACGGCCCGTCAGGGGGCTGGGCTTCTCGGAGTCTGCGCCGGGCAGGGCAGGTGCGGGCACCACTGGGCCGGTACGGATGGTGTCGCCGGGCGGCAGCCCCACGCCATTGCCGCCACTCGTGAGCGCTGTCTGTGCGCCCTTGACAGTGGCATGATTCACCGTTCCGGCACCCACGGCACCCGCCGCGCCCGAACCGACAGTACCGGGAAAAAGCCCGGCCCCCGCTGCGGCACTCGGGGATGTCGGCAGCGGGGCGCTGAGGGTGGCCTGGGCAGCGGTGGTGGTGGCTGGAGCAGCGGCCAGCACGCGGCCCTTGACGGTCGGCCCGGCCCCGCCGGAGAGCGTGCCACCGAATTCCAGAATCAGCACTCTGGTGCCGCCAGCAATGGTCGCCTCACTGGCCCGCCAGCCTTCGGTGGTGGAAAGCGGAAAGGGCGTCACCAGCGTGACCTGCCCGCCACCTGCACGGTATTCAGTCACGGTGGCCCCCAGGCGCGCCGTCACGGCGGGAATGACGCGCGCCCCCTGCACGTCGATGCGCAGGCCGCTGAAAGTCGGGGTCAGGGTGTACGTCAAAGGGCTGGCCGGCAGATCGAACACGATGCGGGTGGTGTTGCCGTCGGAACTGCTGCGCGGGTTCCCGAAGGCGGTGACAGGGCTGGCCGCGGAGGCGCTGGCCGGGGTGGCGGCGGCGGGCGGGGGCACGTTCAGCGTCGCGCCCGGTACGGTGACGGCGTTGCCGCTGCGGAGGGAGGGGGTGGCCTGCGGGGGTGCCCCGCGCTGGAAGGGGTCGGTCTGTGCGGCGGCCCAGGAACTGAGCAGCAGAGCTGATGAGAGCAGGGTGGCACGGGCCTTCATGGGTTTTATATTGGAACGCCGAACGTGAGAAAGCCACATTTCCCCTCATGATTAAAGGCTATTTCTCTGACTGACACGTCAGCCAAAAGGATGAGAAAATAAAGCGTCTCTTCAATCGAGCAGAGAACGACCCTTCTGAAACGCCAAAAACTGCGTCCGGCCTGTGGTCACCAGCCGCGCCACACGGCTCCATGTGACCTTTGCATGACATTTCAAAAAGCTAAAGGGCGTTCTCATCGAACAGTCGGGGCCGGCCTGGCAGTGACCTTCCGGGGGTAGCCTGACGTATGAGTCTCGAGTCCACCCTGGGCATGACCGTTCTGGAAGCGTCCCCCACCCTGACCCGCATCGCCATGACCGTCAACGAGGCGGGACTGAACATGCACGGCACCGCGCACGGCGGCGTGATCTTCAGCCTGGCCGACGAGGCGTTCGCGGTGATTTCCAACCAGGAAGCGCAGGCCGTCGCCGTGGAGACCCACATGAGTTTCTTCAAGGCCGCGAACATCGGGGATGAACTGGTGGCCGTGGCCGTGCCGGAACGGGTGGGACGAACCCTCGCTACCTACCGCGTGGATGTGCTGCGCGGCGACGAGAAAATCGCCCTGTTCCTGGGCACCGTCAGCAGGCGCGAGAAACCTGCGTAAAACCTCTAACGGTGCGCCTCCGCTGTAAAAGCTGCCCTCAGCCTTCTTCCAGTGGGTAAGTCCGGTAAGCCCGCACCGCCAGCCAGATCAGGTAACCGTAAAACGTGAATACCCCCAGAAACACCAGCCAGCCCGGAAAACTCCCGATGTCTGCCAGTTCCAGGGCCGCCGGGAACTCCAGTTTCCAGCCTTTCGGCATCTGCAAATCCAGCTTCGCAAACCAGGCCAGCAGCACCGCCGTGTAAATCCACAGGTAATTGCGCCCCAGCCGCCAGCCCATCGCGTCGTTGCGGCTCATGGGACTGCGCGGTTTACTCAACTCGGCCAGCAGCAACTGATGCCAGTTGGCGTCCACCTTATCGCCCAGCATGGCCGGGTAGAAAAACCGTTCCATGATCCGCACGCGGTGGTGCGCAATCTCGTAAGTGCGAAAACGCCGCGCTTCCAAACGCAGAAAAAAGTAGTTCATGAACATGGCGAACAGAAAGGTCGCGTGACTGTTGTTCACGTCCCCCAGCGCGAAACTCGCCAGGCCCGCGGTGGTCACCACCGACCAGTTGGTGGTCATGTCCAGCCGCTGACGGTAAGCCGTCATTTTCCCCACCTCGGCGCGGTACAGGTGAATCAGGGCATTCGCCTGGTTGGTGCTGTAACTGACTTCCGTGAGGCCTTCCGGGTGAACGGCCCCCTGTCCCCCACCCGCACCGGGCATCAGTTCCCCTCCTCCGTCATGAACACCAGGGTAACAGGTACGCGGGAAGCCGTGCGCGGTGCGCGGTTTCAAGTGCGTGGAAGTGGAAAGGGATCAGGTTAAATTCAGGTCTTTAGGGTGGTGGCTGGTCGGTGAGCTACTGGCGGAAGGAGACATCTTGCCGGAACTGGCCCGCATTCCAGAGTGTGAACTGCCGGAACTTGTCCGCCAGCATTGGCAATAACGAAAAAACCCCGCCACGTGGACGGGGTTCTTCTTTTCCCTTGGGTTACTTCGAGGCGTGAACCACGAGTTTCATGGGGATGGTCACTTCGGGGTGGGCGCGGTAGGCGATGTCGTACTCGCCGATTTCCTTGACGGTCTTGGGCATGTCGATGCGGCGCTTGTCCACGTCGAAGCCCAGTTTGTCGAGCGCACCCTGCACGTCAGCGTGCGTCACGGCACCGTAGATCTTGCCTTCGCCGGCGCGAACGCTGAGTTCCACGGCCACGCCGTTCAGGCGGCTGGACAGGTCTTCGGCGGTGGCCTTTTCCTGTGCCTGGCGCTTCTGGATGCTGCGCAGCTGGGCTTCCAGCGTCTTCATGTTGCTGCTGGTGGCGGCGGCGGCTTTGCCCTGGGGGATCAGCCAGTTGCGGGCGTACCCGTCCTTGACTTTCACCACTTCACCGGTCTTGCCGAGCTTGCCGGGTTCAAGAAGAATCACTTGCATGTCTCTTCTCCTTATTTCCTGACCAGTTTCTCGGTGTAGGGCAACAGGGCCATCTGACGCGCAATCTTGATGGTTTGCGCGATGCGGCGCTGGTGCTTGGCCGAGAGGCCGGTGCGGCGGCGAGGAAGGATTTTGCCCGTGTCGCTTACGAAGCGGCGGAGCATCTTCACGTCTTTGTAATCGGTAATTTCCAGTTCCCCGATGGAGAACGGATCAACCTTGGGCTTGCGGGGGCGCTTGGGGCCCTTCCCGCGCGGCTTACGGTCACTGTTGCCTTGCGTCATTTCAGTTCCTTGTGCCTGCCTTCACTCCTCAAGCGAGGAGGTTTAGAAAGGCAGGTCTTCTTCCTCGGGTGGGAAGTCGTCGAGACCCTGGTCAATGTCTAAGTTGCCCGAACGGTTCCCCGCGCTCCTGGCGGGAGCACTTGCCCTGGCGGCGGTGGCCGCCGGGCGCGCCGGACTGCTCGCGGTCTGCGTGCGAGGTGCGGCGGGGGAGGCAGCGTAGCCGGCGGTTGTGCCGGCAGCGGCGCCTCGGGCGAGACTTTCGACTCTCGTCGCTTCTACTTTGGTGCTGTTGCGCTTGTTGCCGTCTTTGTCCGTCCAGGATTCGTTCACGAGGCGCCCGACGACCATGATGGGGTCACCTTTGCGGACGCTCTGCATGCTTTCGGCCAGTTCACGCCACAGGGTCGCGTCGATCCAGTGGGTTTTTTCCTGGCGTTGTCCCTGGCGGTCATTCCACGTTTCGTTCACGGCCAGGCCGAGTCCGAGCACGGCGTCTCCGGCGGGCGTGTAACGCAGTTCGGGGTCACGGACGACGTTGCCAATCAGGACAACTTCGTTCATGCCGCTGCCCATGCGTACGCCGCCTCCGGCGTCTGACACGAGCTCCGGTTCGTAACCGAGCTGCTCCATGCGCAGCGCCTTGACGCGCACCATGCTGCGCTTGCCACCTTCCGGGGCTTCCCATTGGCTGTACTCCAGGCTACCTTCGACCATCACGGCGTCGCCGCCTTTCAGGTTGCGTTCCGCCTGCCACTCGGCGGGTTTGCCGAGAATGGAAACGCGGTGGTACCACGGGAGTTTGCGTTCGCGGCCGTCCGTGCCGATCAGGTGATCTTCGCCGGCCACGGTGGCTTCAAACACGGCGGTGCCGCTGGGGGTGTAACGCAGTTCGGGGTCACGGGCGAGTGCGCCGATCAGGAAAACGTGGTTCATGCCTCTGGCCATACTGGTACTTCTCCTTTGCTGTCGTAGCTAACTAGGTTGCTTTCGTTGCTTGCCGTGCGGCCTGTCGAGCAGGTTGACCAGACAGTAACAAGCCTGCGTTATTCTGTCAAGTACAGAAAAGACTCAGGCTTTCTTGGTCTTCCACTCCGGGCGGTCTTTGACCACCAGGACGCGGCGAACGTGGTCGCGCAGGCGCAGGCTGCTGGCAATGTCCTTCTCGGGGTTGCCGGCGGCCTTGATGGTGTAGAACAGAATGCGTCCCTCGCGGTCTTTACCAATGTGGTAAGCCAGGCGGGTGTTGCTTTCGCGGTCGTCCAGACCAACGATTTCTGCCCCGGTGTTCTTCAGGGTGTTCTCGATGTAATCCTTCTCGATCTGCACCTGCTCGGCGCTGAGGTTGGGGTTCAGGATCAGGTTCAAGTCGTACTGTTGCATGTTTCACCTCCTTGCAAAACGGCGTCGCATGTTCCGGGCGGGGGGTGACCTGGCCGGGGCAGCGCAATTGACCAGAGTAGCAGATCATGGCGCGGGGGGCCAGAGGTACGGCGGGTGTTACGCTGTCTCATGCGACTTGCGAGTGTGGTGGCCCTGCTGACGTTGTCAGTCGCTGGCGCAGTCTCCCCTGTTGCTTTGCCTGTGCCGGAGATTCAAAACCCGGTGGCTTTGACAGCGGTAGCGCACGTGAACGGGCAGGTGCGGCTGGCCTGGACGGAGAAAACTACAAATTTCCAGCTTCATGCCGCTGTGCTGAGCAAAAACGGCTGGGAGCGCCTCGGCGGCGTGCTGAACGAAGACCCGACCTTCAACGCCCTGCAACTGATGTCCTGCACTGGCCCGGACGGGCGCTGGTGGCTGGGCTGGGCCGAGGACGCCGGGATCGCGCACGTGGACTCCTGGCTCATGCGCGTGTGGGATGGTCAATCTTGGCAGGCGAAAGTCAGCGCCGTGCGCCGCAACCTGAGCGACGCGGGCCGCTCGCGTTCCTTCGACGTGATGAAAAATGGCGTCCCCACCTTGCTGTGGACGGATCTGGCGGTGCCGGGCGCGTGGGCCGCCTCAGTGCGCCCGCTGCGCTGGGATGGGAAGACGTGGCTGCCGGACGCGGTGCTGAGCGACATCAAGTTTGCAGGGTTCGCCCCGGACGTGCGGGTGGGGCCGGGCGGGTTGCGAACTGTGGTTTTCCTGGAAGGCAATTACGCCAGCATGAATGTCGTAGTCATGCGTGAAACCCTTCCCGACCGCTGGGAACGCCTGAGACCGCCTCTGAACCGCACGCCTGGTTCATTCACCACACAACCTCGCCTGAACCTGACGCCTTTCGGTCAACCTGTAGTGGCCTGGATCGAGAGTAGGGACGACGATCCAGACCGTGTTTTCGTGAGTCGCTTGAACGGGAGGGCGTGGCAGCGGCTGGGTGGTGCCTTAAGTGCCGGGAACGAGATGGCCGAGACGCTGGCCCTGGCGCTGGGACACGACGGTCAACCGCGGGCGGCATGGCTAGCGGACGGCAAGCTCCGCGCCGCGCAGTGGACGGGAAGCCATTGGGAGGCGCTGACACTTCCCGGAACACGGAACGTTACGGGCGTGAGCCTCAGCGAGGACGGTGAGTTTCTGGCCGCCAGCGTGAACGGCAAACTTCACTTGTGGAACTGGCCGTAAGCGGACTCAGTACCTTCTGGTGAGCGCCTGTCCATCTGGCCCCATGGTCTCGGCGGCCCCGCCGTCCACGCTGACTTTCACGGCCCCGGCGTTTCCGGCGCGCAGGGTGGTGCCGTTGGGGAAAGTGCGGGTGGTGCCGGCACCCAGGATACCTTCGTACAGCACGTTGCCGTCCGGCGCGGTGGCCCGCAGCCACGACGCGCCGCTCAGGGAAACGGTCACGCCCTTGACCGGAGCAGGCGGGGCCTTGGGAACGGGCACCGGCAGGGATTCCTGCACCTGCCCGGTACTGGCGTCCGTCATGATGCTGGCCCCCATGTTGAGGGGCATCAGGCGCACCTTCAGGTGCCGGCCCTGGCGCAGATCAATGTTCTGCTTGAAGGGCATGCGCCCACCGTACTCGACTCGCAGCACCGCGCCCTGGCGGGCCTCGGTGGGAAACGAGCGAATGGGGGCGCGACCCAGCTCACGGTTATCCAGAAAGACTTTTGCGCCCCCCGGCAGGCTCTCGACCGTCAGGTTCACGTTCACGGGCGCGATGGGTTCCTCCACCTCGACAGGCACTTTGGCAGTCGTTTTAGGAGCGCGGGACTGCCAGAACGAGTAGGCGGCCGCCCCACCGATCAGCAGGACAGCCAGCAGAGTGGGCAGGGCCGCCCCGCAACCGCGCCGGGCGGGTTCCGTCGTTTGCAGGTAAGAGCGCTGCACCGGAGGCGCATTGTCCGGGTACAGGGCCTCCAGATCGGCCAGCAGCGGCGCGGGGTCGAGGGCCAGGTCGCGGGCATAGGTGGTGATGTACGAGCGCACCAGCGCGCGCTCCGGCAGGGCGCCCAGTTCCTCGGCCTCGATGGCCCGCAGGTACTCGCTGCGAATTCTGGTGCGGGCCGCCACATCGGCCAGGTCGTGGCCCTGGGCCTCACGCGCCTGTTGGAGGGCAGCACCGAACGTCATACGCGTCACTTTAATGCATGTAGGGCACAAGCGTGGAAAAGGTGATTTTAGCCATGCTCCACGCCCTGCTTTCCACCATCCCGTACACTGCCCTATGCCGCCGCAAATTGTGATCGTGCCGGGCCTGGGAGACAGTGGGCCGGAGCACTGGCAGACGCTCTGGGAGCAGAAATACGGGGCCGCCCGCGTGAGGCAGGACGACCCGGAGAACCCCACGCCGGCCGCCTGGGCAGAACGTCTGAATGAGGTCATCGAGGCCACGCCGGGCGAGCTGGTGCTGGTGGCCCATTCTTGCGGCGTTCCGACGGTGGTGCACTGGGCTCGGTTCTACGGCGCTAATGAACGGGTGAAAGGGGCCTTGCTGGTCGCTCCGCCCGATATGGATCACCCCAATCTGCATCAGCAACATCCCGCTGCGGCCCAGATGGCTCCGGTGCCCCTGTCTCCCCTGCCGTTCCCGGCCCTGGTGGTGGCCAGCGAGAACGACCCCTACGCCAGCCTGGACCGGGCACAGCAGTTTGCGCGGGCCTGGGACGCCGAATTTATCTCGGCAGGCGAGGCCGGGCACATTAACATTGCCAGTG includes these proteins:
- a CDS encoding RBBP9/YdeN family alpha/beta hydrolase, translating into MPPQIVIVPGLGDSGPEHWQTLWEQKYGAARVRQDDPENPTPAAWAERLNEVIEATPGELVLVAHSCGVPTVVHWARFYGANERVKGALLVAPPDMDHPNLHQQHPAAAQMAPVPLSPLPFPALVVASENDPYASLDRAQQFARAWDAEFISAGEAGHINIASGHGDWPDGEVLLSEALHAWTPPDIVRI
- a CDS encoding RodZ domain-containing protein is translated as MTFGAALQQAREAQGHDLADVAARTRIRSEYLRAIEAEELGALPERALVRSYITTYARDLALDPAPLLADLEALYPDNAPPVQRSYLQTTEPARRGCGAALPTLLAVLLIGGAAAYSFWQSRAPKTTAKVPVEVEEPIAPVNVNLTVESLPGGAKVFLDNRELGRAPIRSFPTEARQGAVLRVEYGGRMPFKQNIDLRQGRHLKVRLMPLNMGASIMTDASTGQVQESLPVPVPKAPPAPVKGVTVSLSGASWLRATAPDGNVLYEGILGAGTTRTFPNGTTLRAGNAGAVKVSVDGGAAETMGPDGQALTRRY